A region from the Simiduia sp. 21SJ11W-1 genome encodes:
- a CDS encoding ShlB/FhaC/HecB family hemolysin secretion/activation protein: MKKLCNPSKISAAVVAMVTGVAVTTAQAQVSEGDSSFRSSVRSAFETDVNPESEQDITKEFLLRTLDTATPKLDTEIPVQRLRDEGPRIAVKKFDFVRLEEFPDSGITREKIETMAEQLRVQYMKEDQVMAHGFTRDNLAEIAGYLAEIGARDMPDRVTPKNLQRLINIVKQQNAERGMSYGDLEEIAAELTGFYRQQGLFLAQVQIPAQDVVDGVVSLSVQEGRLGKVIAHDNSGYQQSQLQQPFDAHIGELVNHADVEEGMYLLNDLPGLNVTGYFTPGDNPGETALNLKVRNEQRWKFSMRADNHGSTFTGDQRAYALFDVLNPLGFGDALTLGALQSHNPGNSSLGQLRYSFPLFGPRTRFEISADYNQFKLTGDKGDVINALELEGVNNTYAASIDHKWHRSRDFNFSTGFSVTDKETNMDSLVETYRGGDHVRGAELGFYVDGLGSSVQMLNIANVKFQYGQHLNEVAEGRGDDFYKVALDTNSLFFVPLPFGNAQSRLVLKSRWQYADRLLPSFEQLSLGGAAGVRAFSVRDYSADAAGMVSAEWYFDMPDSLNPSLPGGMRLNDVFQWGLLADAGYGSSVNFEEDGSDSWARLAGAGLVMKLSWDEFFSAQISIAEPIEVESSNDSLGEYKKTQVFMDFTFFFK; the protein is encoded by the coding sequence GTGAAAAAATTATGTAACCCTTCAAAAATTTCTGCAGCCGTTGTGGCCATGGTAACCGGCGTGGCGGTGACGACCGCGCAAGCTCAGGTGTCTGAAGGGGATTCCAGTTTTAGGAGCTCGGTAAGGTCTGCCTTTGAGACAGATGTAAACCCTGAAAGTGAGCAGGATATCACCAAAGAGTTTTTGCTCCGCACCCTGGATACTGCCACGCCGAAGCTCGATACTGAAATTCCCGTGCAGCGCCTGCGTGATGAAGGGCCTCGTATCGCCGTGAAAAAGTTCGATTTTGTGCGCCTTGAAGAGTTCCCGGATTCAGGCATTACGCGCGAAAAAATTGAAACCATGGCCGAGCAGTTGCGGGTTCAGTACATGAAGGAAGATCAGGTAATGGCGCACGGCTTCACCCGCGACAACCTGGCGGAAATTGCCGGCTATCTGGCAGAAATTGGCGCGCGAGATATGCCTGATCGCGTTACGCCCAAGAATCTACAACGCTTGATTAATATTGTTAAACAACAAAACGCCGAGCGCGGCATGAGCTATGGGGACTTAGAGGAAATTGCCGCTGAGCTTACGGGCTTTTATCGCCAGCAGGGCCTGTTTTTGGCACAGGTTCAAATTCCGGCGCAAGACGTGGTGGATGGTGTAGTGAGCCTCTCGGTTCAAGAAGGTCGTTTAGGGAAAGTCATTGCGCACGACAACAGCGGCTACCAGCAATCGCAGCTACAGCAACCCTTTGATGCGCATATTGGTGAGCTGGTAAATCACGCCGATGTTGAAGAGGGAATGTATCTGCTTAACGACCTGCCCGGGCTGAATGTAACAGGCTATTTTACGCCCGGTGATAACCCCGGCGAGACGGCGTTGAATCTTAAGGTGCGCAATGAGCAGCGATGGAAGTTTTCTATGCGCGCTGATAATCATGGTTCAACCTTCACAGGGGATCAGCGAGCCTACGCGTTATTTGATGTATTGAACCCACTTGGATTCGGCGATGCATTAACCCTCGGTGCACTTCAGTCTCATAACCCTGGTAATTCTAGCCTGGGCCAACTTCGCTATAGCTTCCCTTTGTTTGGTCCACGCACACGGTTTGAAATTTCAGCAGATTATAACCAGTTCAAACTTACAGGCGACAAAGGCGACGTTATTAACGCTTTGGAATTGGAGGGTGTTAACAACACATACGCTGCAAGTATTGATCATAAGTGGCACCGGTCGCGCGATTTCAATTTTTCTACAGGTTTTAGTGTTACCGACAAAGAAACCAACATGGACTCCCTTGTGGAAACCTACCGTGGTGGTGACCATGTTCGTGGCGCGGAGCTTGGGTTTTATGTGGATGGGCTTGGTAGCAGCGTGCAGATGCTCAACATTGCCAATGTGAAGTTTCAATATGGCCAGCATTTAAACGAGGTGGCTGAAGGGCGTGGTGATGACTTTTACAAAGTGGCATTAGATACCAATAGCTTGTTCTTCGTACCTTTGCCATTTGGCAATGCGCAATCGCGCCTGGTGCTGAAATCCCGCTGGCAGTACGCAGATAGGCTGCTGCCCTCGTTTGAACAGTTATCCCTTGGTGGAGCGGCCGGTGTGCGAGCTTTTAGCGTACGTGATTATTCGGCAGATGCTGCAGGAATGGTCAGCGCTGAATGGTACTTTGATATGCCAGATTCCTTAAACCCGTCTTTGCCAGGCGGAATGCGCTTGAACGATGTGTTCCAGTGGGGATTATTGGCTGATGCAGGCTATGGCAGCTCCGTTAACTTTGAAGAAGATGGATCGGATTCCTGGGCCAGGCTTGCAGGTGCTGGCCTTGTGATGAAGCTAAGTTGGGATGAGTTCTTTTCAGCACAGATTTCAATTGCAGAGCCTATAGAAGTTGAATCATCCAATGACTCATTGGGCGAATACAAGAAAACACAGGTATTTATGGATTTTACCTTTTTCTTCAAATAG
- a CDS encoding bifunctional serine/threonine-protein kinase/formylglycine-generating enzyme family protein has translation MQPIRSDATQESTKTLIKDRFELVNLLGSGGMGSVYRALDRRKVEANDSDPYLAVKLLNDDFKQHPDAFISLQRESRKSQNLAHPNIVTVFDFDRDADLVFMTMEYLDGTPLDKLIRQNAGKGLEKERADNILRDITSALMHAHSQRIVHSDFKPGNIFVTKKKGAKVFDFGIARAVSGGLAEASGEKTQFDAGTLGALTPAYASLEMLKGEEPSESDDVYALGCVAYELYAGRHPFNKVPADKAKAQRLKPKRLKSLTRRQWRALEGALAFERQERIQDAAEFMRLFFGRNRAAWLVAGIAAFFSVVLGVSFYFQYQEQRQVDQAYKAELEQKLQQELLVSRIADKKQAIDRLIQQAALSVDWERDLRGELKELAALGSNEAYIDEAQSRIASLFFTAAREYIAAGELENGERALTRADGWNTADAAQFIEIKRALASEKAKLEARLLAEQQAEIARIAAEERAKARAERERKMAIHNQQVEAIIGKLERQLRCGFGLNVTGDIAGTLSEMRTLDSKKAQKLEPIVASELASCFGRLARENPKRTAALLVQAQTLLPGQEALSRFKIDYCGHLEPGTGGRGLRYSCADPLPGGGSGPALVSVAGESRQVISMGRYEITWGDVRPWCSRSGVCGEGVKTASSAMPATGLPVEAINGYLAWLSQETGYRYRLPSYREWFGAASANGEREQPDRNCYLKYGGIEKGGELVAANAGSSNANGLINHVGNAAELVLDGNELLAVGGSFLDAMSSCLATTKQRFDARNNEEVGFRVVREAPRN, from the coding sequence ATGCAGCCGATTCGTTCTGATGCCACTCAAGAATCTACTAAAACGCTGATTAAAGATCGCTTTGAGCTTGTGAACCTTTTGGGGTCAGGCGGCATGGGGTCGGTTTATCGGGCGTTGGATCGGCGTAAAGTTGAAGCGAACGACAGCGATCCATACCTTGCGGTAAAGCTTTTGAACGATGACTTCAAACAGCATCCGGATGCCTTTATATCGCTACAGCGCGAATCTAGAAAATCACAGAATCTCGCGCACCCAAATATTGTAACGGTGTTTGATTTTGACCGTGATGCTGATCTGGTTTTTATGACCATGGAGTATCTGGACGGTACGCCGCTGGATAAGTTGATTCGGCAAAACGCGGGAAAAGGCTTAGAGAAAGAGCGTGCAGATAACATCTTGCGCGATATTACGTCTGCGCTGATGCACGCCCATTCACAGCGCATTGTGCACAGCGATTTTAAACCGGGAAATATCTTCGTCACCAAGAAAAAGGGCGCTAAGGTATTTGATTTTGGTATTGCCCGTGCGGTGTCTGGTGGTTTGGCTGAGGCTTCCGGCGAGAAAACCCAGTTTGATGCAGGTACTCTGGGTGCACTTACACCGGCCTATGCCAGCCTTGAAATGCTTAAGGGTGAGGAGCCAAGCGAAAGTGATGACGTCTATGCACTGGGTTGTGTGGCGTACGAGCTTTATGCAGGTAGGCATCCCTTCAATAAGGTGCCAGCAGACAAGGCCAAAGCACAGCGTTTAAAGCCCAAGCGATTAAAGTCGCTGACACGCAGGCAATGGCGTGCGCTGGAAGGCGCATTGGCTTTTGAGCGTCAGGAACGAATTCAAGATGCCGCAGAGTTTATGCGCCTGTTTTTTGGTCGCAATAGGGCAGCATGGTTGGTGGCAGGTATTGCCGCTTTCTTCTCAGTTGTGTTGGGCGTCTCTTTTTACTTTCAATATCAAGAGCAGCGTCAGGTTGATCAAGCCTATAAAGCAGAGCTTGAACAAAAATTGCAGCAAGAGTTGTTGGTTTCACGAATTGCAGATAAAAAACAAGCCATTGATAGGCTCATTCAGCAGGCGGCCTTAAGTGTTGATTGGGAGCGGGATTTGCGTGGCGAGCTTAAAGAGCTGGCAGCGCTTGGATCTAACGAGGCCTATATCGATGAAGCCCAATCGCGTATTGCGTCGCTGTTTTTTACCGCTGCTCGCGAGTACATAGCTGCGGGTGAATTGGAAAACGGTGAGCGGGCGTTAACCCGTGCAGACGGCTGGAACACTGCCGATGCCGCGCAATTTATCGAAATAAAGCGCGCGTTGGCGTCTGAAAAAGCAAAGCTTGAGGCCAGGTTGCTGGCAGAGCAGCAGGCTGAAATAGCGCGTATTGCCGCGGAGGAAAGGGCCAAGGCTCGCGCAGAGCGCGAGCGGAAAATGGCTATTCACAACCAGCAGGTAGAGGCCATTATCGGCAAGTTAGAGCGCCAGTTGCGGTGTGGCTTCGGTTTAAATGTCACCGGCGATATTGCGGGCACCCTGTCTGAAATGAGGACGCTTGATAGTAAAAAAGCACAAAAGTTGGAACCTATTGTGGCCAGTGAGCTGGCCAGCTGTTTCGGCCGCTTGGCCCGGGAAAACCCCAAGAGAACAGCCGCGTTATTGGTGCAGGCGCAAACCTTATTGCCTGGTCAGGAGGCGCTTTCGCGTTTCAAGATTGATTACTGTGGCCACCTGGAGCCCGGCACCGGCGGGCGCGGCTTGCGCTATAGCTGCGCCGATCCTTTGCCTGGCGGCGGCAGTGGGCCTGCACTTGTCAGTGTGGCTGGCGAATCTCGGCAAGTTATATCCATGGGGCGCTACGAAATTACCTGGGGCGATGTTCGGCCTTGGTGTAGCCGCTCTGGAGTGTGTGGTGAGGGGGTTAAAACCGCGAGCAGCGCCATGCCTGCCACCGGACTGCCCGTTGAAGCCATTAACGGCTACCTTGCGTGGTTGTCTCAAGAAACTGGTTATCGCTATCGCCTGCCTAGCTACCGCGAATGGTTTGGCGCTGCCAGTGCCAATGGCGAGCGAGAGCAGCCAGATCGCAATTGTTACCTCAAGTACGGTGGTATTGAAAAGGGCGGCGAGCTTGTTGCCGCAAACGCTGGCAGCAGTAATGCCAACGGATTGATAAATCACGTGGGTAATGCCGCCGAGCTGGTTCTGGACGGCAATGAGTTGCTTGCAGTTGGCGGCAGCTTTTTGGATGCCATGAGCAGTTGTTTGGCGACAACCAAACAAAGGTTTGACGCACGCAATAATGAAGAGGTCGGTTTTCGCGTAGTACGTGAAGCCCCACGAAATTAA